The Anolis carolinensis isolate JA03-04 chromosome 1, rAnoCar3.1.pri, whole genome shotgun sequence genome window below encodes:
- the bmf gene encoding bcl-2-modifying factor isoform X6, with translation MDPPGYLDDDFSTLDGLEDDVFHAEDCGLASQPSEMTFPGIFTQSKSYNCLLGRFQLFPLTHCCGPGSRQARQQDKATQTLNPSSSSQDVMLPCGVTEEPQRLFYGNAGYRLHVSPIGFSLNPHFQEEPQESPQELRTEVQIARKLQCIADQFHRLHLQRLYHNLFSFY, from the exons ATGGATCCTCCCGGCTACTTGGATGATGACTTCTCCACTTTGGATGGGCTGGAGGATGATGTGTTCCATGCAGAAGACTGTGGACTTGCCAGTCAACCCAGTGAGATGACCTTTCCTGGCATTTTCACTCAGAGCAAATCCTACAACTGTCTTCTGGGGAGGTTCCAGCTCTTCCCACTTACACACTGTTGTGGCCCTGGCAGTAGGCAGGCCAGGCAGCAAGACAAGGCAACACAAACACTCAACCCATCCTCTTCCAGCCAGGATGTGATGTTACCTTGTGGAGTCACAGAAGAACCCCAGAGACTCTTCTATG GGAATGCTGGGTACCGTTTACACGTCAGCCCAATTGGTTTCTCATTGAATCCACACTTCCAGGAGGAGCCCCAGGAGAGTCCACAGGAACTGCGTACTGAAGTTCAGATTGCACGGAAGTTGCAGTGCATTGCAGACCAGTTCCACAGGCTTCACCTACAGAGG
- the bmf gene encoding bcl-2-modifying factor isoform X7, with amino-acid sequence MDPPGYLDDDFSTLDGLEDDVFHAEDCGLASQPSEMTFPGIFTQSKSYNCLLGRFQLFPLTHCCGPGSRQARQQDKATQTLNPSSSSQDVMLPCGVTEEPQRLFYGNAGYRLHVSPIGFSLNPHFQEEPQESPQELRTEVQIARKLQCIADQFHRLHLQRKPNVPRTR; translated from the exons ATGGATCCTCCCGGCTACTTGGATGATGACTTCTCCACTTTGGATGGGCTGGAGGATGATGTGTTCCATGCAGAAGACTGTGGACTTGCCAGTCAACCCAGTGAGATGACCTTTCCTGGCATTTTCACTCAGAGCAAATCCTACAACTGTCTTCTGGGGAGGTTCCAGCTCTTCCCACTTACACACTGTTGTGGCCCTGGCAGTAGGCAGGCCAGGCAGCAAGACAAGGCAACACAAACACTCAACCCATCCTCTTCCAGCCAGGATGTGATGTTACCTTGTGGAGTCACAGAAGAACCCCAGAGACTCTTCTATG GGAATGCTGGGTACCGTTTACACGTCAGCCCAATTGGTTTCTCATTGAATCCACACTTCCAGGAGGAGCCCCAGGAGAGTCCACAGGAACTGCGTACTGAAGTTCAGATTGCACGGAAGTTGCAGTGCATTGCAGACCAGTTCCACAGGCTTCACCTACAGAGG
- the bmf gene encoding bcl-2-modifying factor isoform X5, which yields MDPPGYLDDDFSTLDGLEDDVFHAEDCGLASQPSEMTFPGIFTQSKSYNCLLGRFQLFPLTHCCGPGSRQARQQDKATQTLNPSSSSQDVMLPCGVTEEPQRLFYGNAGYRLHVSPIGFSLNPHFQEEPQESPQELRTEVQIARKLQCIADQFHRLHLQRVISGTADFAQCSKG from the exons ATGGATCCTCCCGGCTACTTGGATGATGACTTCTCCACTTTGGATGGGCTGGAGGATGATGTGTTCCATGCAGAAGACTGTGGACTTGCCAGTCAACCCAGTGAGATGACCTTTCCTGGCATTTTCACTCAGAGCAAATCCTACAACTGTCTTCTGGGGAGGTTCCAGCTCTTCCCACTTACACACTGTTGTGGCCCTGGCAGTAGGCAGGCCAGGCAGCAAGACAAGGCAACACAAACACTCAACCCATCCTCTTCCAGCCAGGATGTGATGTTACCTTGTGGAGTCACAGAAGAACCCCAGAGACTCTTCTATG GGAATGCTGGGTACCGTTTACACGTCAGCCCAATTGGTTTCTCATTGAATCCACACTTCCAGGAGGAGCCCCAGGAGAGTCCACAGGAACTGCGTACTGAAGTTCAGATTGCACGGAAGTTGCAGTGCATTGCAGACCAGTTCCACAGGCTTCACCTACAGAGG